TCGCCGGTCGGCTCGCTGAGCAGCTTTCCGCCGAAGACGCCCAGGCCCACCGGGTCACCCGGGTACTGCGCGCTCGCCGTGAACGTGAAGAAGGAGGCGTTGACCCCCACCAGCGCGCCGGCGGCGCGGACCAGATCGGTGGTCTTCTCCACCTCCGCCAGGTCGGGGCCGTAGGTCGCGGCCAGATGCCCCCGGGTCGTCTTCGGATCGATGGTCAGGACGTTGACGACCCACGGCCCACGGGTGGTGGTGTTGATCTGGTCGGCCGCAGCCGGGTCGGTGCCCCGGACGATCCGGGTCAGGGTGACGCCATGGCTCAGGGTCTGGCTGCTCCGGGTCTCCGCGAGGCCGTCGTCGCCCAGTGGCAGGGTTGCGGTGTCGGTCGCGGCGTGCGCCTCGGGGGCGAGGCCGAGCCCGATCGCGGCCGTCATGACGGCCGCGATGGCCCCGGCCCGCCGGACTCCGGCGAGGGAGCGGGTGTAGAAGGTCATGATCTCATCCTGTTTGGTGGGATGAACCCCTCCGCCCATTGGCGTTGAAGAGCAGGCCAACGGTGGATTACCAGAACCGAGGCGCGAGTCTTCGGCTCCCCGGCATCGGAAGCGCGGCACCGTCGGCCGGTGCGTACGCAAGTGGCCCGCGCGGCGGTACTACAGCTTCGGCACATCGCGCCAGGCAGACCACCGTCGAGGCGAAGGACTCGCGAGCCGCGAGCAACCTGCCTGGTCGACGGTCTGGCCGCCGACGCGGGGTGCGGACGATTCGAGGAGATCGACACAGATCCGGACGAGCGTGCCGACGAGCCAGGTGACCGGGCTGTCGATGTCGCCCTGTTCGTCGTCCGGCATCGTGTACCAGCGGACGTACGTCTCCCGTACGGCGTGTTCCGCGACGCGGGCCGAGCCGAGCAGGCGGTACGCGAGGTTCTGGAGGAGGCGTCGTTCGGCGACGACCGCACAGAACGCGCTCGGCAGCGTGGCCGGCCGAGGTGGCCGGCGGGGTTCGGGAAGCATCAGTTCTCCCAGTGGTTGTCGCGGGGTCGGTTCGCCCAAGGGCACGTGCCGGCTCGACGGCGCCTCCCGACGGGGTGAGCGGGCGCACCGACCCGTCGAGTTCCGTTGATCGGTGCCGGTTGTTGCCTCGTGCGCTGTCCCGGCCGGTTCCGAGATGCCCCCGGGGCCGGCCGGCGCGTCCGGCGGCCGAATGTCCGTGCCCCGGGGCGGGGGCGTGGGTCACCAGTTACGGACCGAGCAGCCCACCGGTTCGTGACAGATCACCGTCCGACGGGCTCCGCTGTCACGAATCGCGGTGCCGCTCGGTCCAGTTCGCGGATGCTGCGCCTCGTCCGGCTCCAGGGACGGCGACGAGATCAGTGACAATCCGGATTAATTCGCTTGACTAGTGATAAAAGGGACGAGGCGAGTGGTCATGGTGAGGCGAGCGGCAGAGGGGACTCTGATCGACGCGTTAGAGGTGTTCGACACGGTCCGTCCCCGACTCTTCGGCATCGCCTACCGGATGCTCGGCAGCGTCGCGGAGGCGGAGGACATCGTGCAGGACGCCTGGCTCCGGTGGCAGCAGACCGATCGCAGCCAGGTACGGGACCCGATCGGCTTCCTGGTCACCGCGACCTCGCGGCTCGCGCTCACCGCCGCGACATCGGCTCGCGCCCGACGCGAGCGGTACTCCGGGCAGTGGTTACCCGAGCCCGTCGACACGTCCGCCGACCCGATGTTCCAGGCCGAACGGAACGAGTCGCTCGAACTCGCCGTACTGCTCCTGCTGGAACGGCTCACACCGACCGAACGGGCCGTGTACGTACTGCGCGAGGCCTTCGACTACCCGTTCCGGCAGATCGGCGAGGTTCTCGGCGTCACCGAGGCGAACGCGCGACAGCTCGGTCGACGCGCCCGTACCCATCTGGCCCAGGAGCGACATGATCCGGTCGCCCGCGCGGACCACGGTCGCCTGCTGCACGCGTTCCTCGCCGCCGCGCGGTCCGGAAACCTGAACCAACTCGAGAAACTGCTCGCCGAGACAGCCGTCTCCTACGCCGACGGCGGCGGTACCGTCCGGGCCGCCCGGGTACCCGTGGTCGGCCGCGACAACGTCGCGCGTTACGTCCTGGGGCTGATCCCGAAGTTCGGCCCCGACCTGACGATGGAGATCGTCGAATCCAACGGCCAGGCCGCGATCCTCGTGTCGGGGAATGGCACAGCCATCGCGCTGGTCACCATCGACGCCTCACCGGCCGGAATCGAACGCGTGCTGATCGTCCTCAACCCGCGGAAGCTGACCCGCTTCCAGCGCTGACCGTCGGTGGCCCGACACCAACTCCCCGCAGGGCCGGCGTGGTCCTACCCGGCTGTTCGCGCCGTCACAGAGTGGGGCCGGCTGTCACGAACTGTGTCCCGGACCTCGTTGTTCTCTCGGCCCTGGCCTGGCCTCACCCATTTCCTCGATACCAACCGCGTCCCGCAACGGCGGGCCGGACGTCAACGCGTGCGCGTGGGGATGCGTCGCGTGGATTCAGCGACAATGAAAGGTGGCAAGCAATGAAACAATCGAGCGGCTCCGACAAGCGGGTCCTCATCGTAGGTCTCGGCGTCGCCGGCATGGCCGCCGCGATCAGACTCCACGAAGCCGGCTGGGAAACCGTGATCGTCGAGCGTTCCGTCGCACGGCGATCCGGAGGCTACTTCGTCCTCGTCTACGGCGCGGGCGTTGCCGCGGCCGAGCGGCTCGGCATCGGCGACGCCGTGCCGACCCTCCAGTACGAGGACCAGAAGACCAACGAGGTCCTGGGGTCCGGGCGACGCATGCCGGGACTGGGTTTCGAGGCCCTGGCCCGCCCGCCCCGGATGATGCTCCGCGGTCACGTCGAAACCGCCCTCTTCGAAGCGCTCCCCGCACAGACGCAGGTGCGCTACTCGACCACACCCACCGCCATCGGACAGGACGAGTACGGCGCCACGGTCACCCTGCGCAACACAGAAACGGGTGCCGAGAGTACCGAGGCGTTCGACCTCGTCGTCGGCGCCGACGGCGTCCGCTCCACCGTGCGATCGCTGGTGTTCGGTCCGCACCAGCAGTTTCTCAGGCCGACTGGCTACATGACCGCCGCCGCACTCATGCGCGAGCAGGTTCCCGGCTTTCTGCCGCACGAGGGCCTCGCCTACACCGCCCCTGGGCGCTGCGCCTGGACGTTTCCGATGGTCGGCGAGTCCGCCCCGTCGATCATGTTCAGCTACCGCACGAAGAACATCGACGCGGAGTTCCGCCGCTCACCCGCGGAATCCCTCCGCCGAGCCTTCGGCCGTACGTCGCTCGGCCCCGTCCTCGGCCACATGCTGCACGAGTACGAACGCGCCGACACGGTCCTGTTCGACAGCGCCGACGAGGTGGTCATGCCACGCTGGCACAACGGCCGGGTCGTCCTGCTGGGCGACGCGGCAGCCTGCCCGACGTTGTTCGTCGGCATGGGCGTCTCGAGTGCCCTTGCCGGTGCCGACCTGCTCGGCACGATGCTGGAGCAACACCCCACCTCCCTCACCCGGGCACTGTTCGCGTGGGAGGCCCGGCTTCGCCCCTTCGTCGAGGAACAGCAGTCCTCGCTGCCCCTGACGCAGAAGCTGTTTCTTCCGCCGACGTTGATCGACAGGGTGTTCCGGCTACTCATGTTCGTCCCCCTGCCAGCCATCGGGTCGATCGCCGACTGGAACATCAAGCGGAGCCCGATCTTCTCGAAGAAGGATCTCGACATTTCCGCCGCGTAGAGCTGAATGACTGATCCGAGGTCCGGGTTGGTCAGGTCGGGCCGACCGCGTCGTCGCGGCGCGACCGGCTACGCTGACGGGCAGCACAGGGCCGCAAGGGGCATGCCGGTTGGGTGGGACGGCATGCACAACCTCCTGCCCCACGGAGCCCTGCATGGCCCACTACCGCGCGCTGGTGCACGCCACCGGTCCCGGATTCCTGCTCACCTCCTTCCTCGCCCGGCTGCCCGCCGCGATGGCCCCGCTCGGCGTCATCACCCTCGTCGTCGCGGCCACCGGTAGCTATGCCGTCGCCGGTGCCGTGGCGGCCGCGTACGGTGTCGGCGCCGCGATCGGCGGTCCGGTCGTGGGCTCCCTCGTCGACCGTTTCGGACAGCGGTCCGTCGGCCTGGTCACGGCCGTCGTCGACGCGGCGGCCCTCGTCGGGGTCGTCGTCATGGTCCACAGCACCGTGGCGGTCGCCGTGGCCGCCGCCGTGGCCGGCTTCGCGACTCCCCAGATCGGTCCACTCGTACGGGTCAGATGGTGGGTTCTGCTCGGCGACCGGGGACAGGGCCGGACGCTGGGTACCGCGCTCTCCTACGAGGGCGTGGCGGACGAGCTGTCGTACATGGCTGGTCCGGCCATCGTCGGCCTGATCACGGTGACGGGGCCGGCCGGGCTGCCGCTGGTGGTCGCCGCCGGCCTGACGCTGCTCTTCGCGATCCCGTTCGCCCTGCACCACACGGCTCCACCCGTGGTACGGGTGCCCTTCGCCGGCCCCGCGCGCCCGCGCCTGCCGCTGGGTCCCCTGACGATCCTGGTGCTCGCGATGCTGGCGGTCGGGATGGTCTTCGGTGCCACCCAGACGGGGGTGACCGCGTTCGCCGACGAGTCCGGCCACCCCGGCTCGGCCGGGCTCATCTACGCCGTCCTCGGGGTCGGCAGTGCGCTCGCCGGCCTGGCGACGGGATGGCTGCCGGCGCGGATCGGCCCCGTCAGGCGGTACGTCTGCGCCGCAGCCGCGCTGGCGGTCGGCGGATGCTCGGCCATGCTGCTGTCCGGATCGCTGGCCGGACTGCTCGTGGCGATCGCCGTCCTGGGCGTGACGAGCGCGCCCTACCTCATCGCGGTCGGTGGGCTGGCGATCCTGGCCGGGCCACGGAACCGGGCGGGCTCGGTGATGACCCTGGTCGCCTCCGGCGTGGTGGCCGGTGTGGCGGTCGGAGCCGCCGTCGCGGGGCGTCTCGCCGACGCCCTGGGCGCCTCCGGTGCCTTCATCGTCCCGGCTGCCGCCGGCCTCTTCGCCGTCGCGCTCGCGGCGGCTTCCGGCCGCCTGCTCCAGGCTCGCGCGCATGCTCCTTCCGCTCCCGTTCCGCCGTCCTCAACCCGTGCTCCCCTCGCTGGCACGACAGTCGGCTGACCGGCACCGTGCCATCCGTCCCGACGCGAGGTTGAAGATTTTTCATAGCGTCCGTCGCGAATCGGCACTCCCCCGTGCCGGCCCCGGGGACTGGTCGACGTACGGCCGGCGGGTGGGCGCCGGCCGGGTACTCCACCCTGGGGGTTCGACCAGGAGGATGAGGCCGGCAAGTGCAAGTTCAGCCCAATGGTGGTCACCAGCCCGGAAAAGGATGGTTACGCTCCCTGCATCCGATTCCTTCTGGAGGGAGTACTGTGCGCCGCCTCGTCAGAAGTGTGGTGACACCGGTGACCGTGGTCCTTGCCCTGGCCGCGACCCCGGTAGCGGCCCAAGCCGCCGCCAGCCCGTTCGATCTCTATCTCGATCAGGAACTCAGTTGGGGTACCTGCCTGTTCACGCCCGGAGAGGAGGCGCGACCCTCGGAGTGTGCCCTGGTCACCGTTCCCCGCGACTGGGCGGCGCCCGACGCGGGCGTCGACCTGCGGGTCTCGATCAGCCGGGCGAAGGCCACCGGCGAGCGCCTGGGCGCCATCCTGCTCAACCCGGGCGGCCCCGGAGGTCAGGGCAGTTCCCTGGCCGGGGCCCTGGCCGCGCTCCAGCCGACCGTGAACGAGCGGTACGACTTCGTCGGCATGGACCCGCGCGGCACCGGCCAGGAGGGTGGGACCGCCCCGGACCAGTTGGGACTGGTGTGTGAGATCCCGATCGGCCGGCTCTCGACCCGGACCGACCTCGATGCCCGTGACCGGTCCCCGGAGAGCATCGCCGAGCACCAGAAGGCACCTCGGGCCATCGCCGAGGCCTGCCAGAGCAGGGCGCTGACCCCGTTCATCACCACCTGGCAGAGCGCGCACGACATGGAACTCATCCGGCAACTGCTGGGCGACTCCACGCTGAACTATCTCGGCTACTCCTACGGCACCTGGCTCGGCGCGAAGTACGCCTCGCTCTTCCCGAGCAGCGCCGGCAAGATGGTGCTCGACTCCAGCGTCAACTGGCAGGGCCGGCTGCAGGCCGCCTTCGAGGCGTTCCCGATGATCGGGCAGCGGCAACTCGACGACGTCTACCTGCCCTGGGCGGCACGCCAGTTCCCGGAGATCGTCGGCGACACCCCGGCCGAGGCGGCGCGGACCTGGGAGCAGGCCCGCGACTACGTCCAGACCCTGGGCGTCGCCGGCGACGACTACGACGGCATGTTCGTCGGCATGGGCAACGAGTTCCAGTGGCTTCTCGCCACCCTGATCTTCACGCTCGCGGCCCAGGAGATGAATGGCGAGACCCCCGAGGCCGGCGTACCGGACGTGCTGCGTACCGAGCTGGACGCGCTGGCACGGGCGGAGTACGGCGTACCGCTGGCGGAACTGACGGTCCGGCGGATCGCCACCGAGGTCCCGGAGGACTACGTAACGTTCCCCGGCACCCGGGTCTCCGTCGCCTGCGGCGACCAGCCCACCCAATCCGCCACCTGGTACCGGAACCTCAGCGACCGGCAGGGCCCCAGCTACCCGCTGTTCGGCTGGGCGTACGGGATCTCCGAGCCGTGTGGATTCTGGTCCGACGCGCCCCGGCAGACCCTGCCGAACCTGCCCGCGGCGGCCGCCTCGAAGATCCTGGTCGTGCAGGCCGAGTTCGACCCGCAGACCGGCTACGAACAGGCCCGGGCGGCGGTCCGGGCGGCGCCCGGTGTCAGCATGGTCTCGGTCGACGACGCCACCTTCCATGGCCAGTACGCGCTCGACGGCAACCCGTGCGTCGACGGCATGGTGAACGTCTTCCTGCTGCACAACTCGCGCCCGTCCAACACCACCTGCCCCGGTCGACCGCTGCCCGGTGAAACCGAGGTGCACCCGGTCGGCGGCCCGGTGCGGCAGGACAACCGGAAGCTCGACTCGGCGGCCCGGCAGTCCGCCGAGAGCCTGCCCGAACTGCGCGAGCAGGTGCGGGAGCGGATCGCCCTGGTCAACTCGGGCCGGCCCGTCCGCTGACACCCCCGGTCGCCCCGTGACCCCGTACGGTGTCACGGGGCGGCCCCGTCCCCTCGTACCGCTAGGGCGTGTCTCGCGGATCTCGGTGGAGCGGGGCGGGCCCTAGGGGTTGGGCGGGCCGAGGTAGGGGAACTGCGCCAGCATGTCGTCGTGCGGCTGGAGGCCGGTCGGGGGGACCTGACCACGGGTCAGCCAGCCGAACCGATAGCTGAAGGCGTCGTCGACGAGCTTCCGTCCGTTGGGGTAGGCCACCGGCTTGGCCGGCTCGTAGCGGAGGATGTCGGGCAGGCACTGCATGGCGACCTTTTTGGCCTCCTCCGGCGGGTAGCCGCCCTTCTCCAGCATCTGCGACCACGGACCGAGGTAGTTGGCGACGTCGTCGGCGGGTTGCCGGGAGTTGTACCGGTCCTTCTCCCCGTTGGGATTGATGAACGGGTTTATGGTCGGGTTACCGCCCCGGTCCATCTGCTCCAGTACGCCGTCCTGGCGCCGGCTGATCGATGCCCAGACGCCGATCATCGGGCCGGGCCCGAGCAGCTCGGTGGGCACCTCCAGCACGATGGAGTCCACGTTGTTGCCGGCGAAGTCGTCGTGCCCGGTCCATTTCATCCCGTGCAGGGCACCCTCGACATCGGCGAAGAACGGGTCGCTGCGCAGCCCGGCGAACAGCCGGATCCGCGCTGGTTCGTCGACCACGACAGAGCGGTCCGTGCCGTCGAAGCTGACCGGGATGGACTCGACGAGCACCTGGCCGGTCGGCTCGGGCTGCCGGGCTTCGGGGCCGGTGGCGTACCAGGCGGTCCCGGTCTGGGTTCCGTTGTCGTACTCGGAGAACGTGAACGTGAACGCGATGTCGGCCTGCGCGTCGCCGTCGGTGTCGACGTTGATCCGGTAGACGGCGCCGGGGTAGAACTCCGGACCGGTGGTGGGCTCCGGTATCGGGGGCGGAGCACTGGTCGGGTTCGAATCGATGATCAGAACCGTCTTGCCGGGATCCTCTGTCGAGGTGAAGACGTACAGGTCGGTGAGGTCGAGGCGACGGTCGTCACCGGGGAACCCGAGGTTGTCGGCGCTGAAGTGGTTGGACATGGCGGCTCCTTGGGCGGTCAGAGGCGGGTGTCAGTTGCGGAGCGCAACTCAGCAACGCCGTATTGCCGCTGGGAACGGCTGCCCGGCCTGTTCATCACCGGACGCTAGTGAGGTCGCGGGCGGCCCGCACGCGATTGGTGAACCCACGCCCGACCGGGTGAACGGATCTGGTCCGCGTTCGCTTGCAGATCGCGGCGTGGCTGGTCGGCGCGCCTCCTCGGTGGCGGGCCCGACACACCGTTCCGGTGTGCTGAGCCGAGAAACGCTAAGCTGCCCGTCACCACCTGCCAACCACGGTATGAGGAGTCGAGCGTGTCGCAGAGCCCCAGCGTCAACAAGGCTGATCGGCCCGGTTCGGGGATCGACACGACAGTGGCGCACAACGCGAGGATCTGGGACTACTGGCTGGGTGGCAAGGACAACTACGAGATCGACCGCGAGGTGGGGCACCAGATCCGGAAGATGGTCCCGCACATCGATGCGGTGGCCCGCGCGGACCGGGCGTTTCTGGCCCGAGCCGCCCGCTTTCTGGCCGGGGAGGCTGGCATCCGCCAGTTCCTCGACATCGGGACCGGCCTGCCGACCGCCGACAACACCCACGAGGTCGCCCAGGCGGTCGCTCCGGAATCCCGCATCGTCTACGTCGACAACGATCCGCTCGTGCTGGTACACGCACGGGCGTTGCTGACCAGCAACCCCGAGGGGGCGACCGACTACATCGAGGCCGACGTCCGCGACCCTGACACGATCCTGCGCCGGGCCGCCGGGACGCTCGACTTCGACCAGCCGATCGCGATCATGTTGCTCGGCGTCCTCAACTTCGTCCAGGACACCGAGCAGGTCGGGACCATCGTGGACCGGCTGTTGGACGCGGTGCCGTCCGGCAGTTACCTCGCCCTCACCCACCCGACGACCGAACTCGGCGGCGAGGGAAACGTCGCCGCGATGGCGTACTACAACCAGCACGCCACCCCGAAGATCTGCGCTCGCAGCGGTGCCGAGCTCGCCCGACTCGTCCAGCGACTGGAACTGGTCGAGCCGGGGCTGGTGTCGTGTGCGGTGTGGCGAGCCGAGGCCGACGCCGACGGCGCACTGCCGGCGCAGGTGCCACAGTACGGTCTGGTCGGGCGCAAAGCCTGAGCCGTCGCCCGGGGAATGGTTACCGCCGCTTCGGCCCACCCGCGCGGGGTGGGCCGTGGCGCGACCGCCGGTGGCTCATCGCGATGCACCGCCGTGAACGCGGGGACTCTTCCCTGGCCGGGCACTTCCTCGGCTGATCCGCGACGCCCTACCGGGAACTGCGGCGTCCCGGGTCCGACTCCCCGCTGAACCACCCCTTGGAGTGAACCCCATGGAGTGAACTCGGGCCCCGGCCACAGTCGCGAACCGCTCCGATTCGGCCCACGCACGGTACGCGGTCGGCGGTGGCGGCCCTTCTCACCGGCCGGCCCGTCGGCGCTCCCTGCCGCCGGCCGGATCCCGCGAAGCCCGGTCCGCTCCTTTCGCGCACTGCTACGGTCAGGCCAGGCCCTTGTCGACTGCGGGCTGCTCACCCCGGCCGTCGCTGCTCAGGGGACCTGACCCAGCGGGGGTACGGGTCCGCTGCCGGGAGTTCCTGCCGTGCTGTCATCGCCTCGGTTCCACGCGGTGGAGCGGGCGGTCCAGACATCCCGGGCGGAGGAAGGTTCGTGGCTCATGTTTGACGGTTTCGACGAATTCGACATCACCACGTCCGGCACGACGATTCACGGGCGCCGTGGTGGCAGCGGGCCTCCGGTACTCCTCCTGCACGGCATTCCGGAAACGCATCTCATGTGGCACCGGGTGGCGCCCCAGCTCGCCGAGCACTACACCGTCGTCGCCACCGACCTGCGCGGCTACGGCGACAGCGGCAAGCCGCCCAGCACCGCCGACCACGAGCCGTACAGCATGCGCGCGACCGCGCACGACCAGGTCGAGGTCATGCGGAGCCTGGGCTACGACCAGTTCAGGCTCGCCGGACACGATCGCGGTGCACGGTGTGCGTACCGGCTCGCGCTCGACGAACCGGAGACGGTCACCCGGCTCGCCGTCATGGACGTCGTTCCTACCGGCGACGCGTACCGCCGTGCCGAGATGAAGTTCAGCCTGGGGTACTGGGTCTGGTCCTTCCTGGCCGCACCGGAACCGGTGCCCGAACAGTTCATCGGCGCGGCACCGGCCCTGCTCGTCGACTTCATGCTCGATACCTGGCCCGAGGTGAAGGATGCCTTTCCGGCGCAGGTGCGCGCCGAGTACGTCAAGAAGTTCACCGACCCCGCAACCGTGCACGCGATCTGCGAGGAGTACCGCGCCGCCGCGACGCTCGACTACCAACGGGACGAGGCGGACCACGGCAACCGGAAGATCGCCTGTCCGGTGTTGTTCCTCTGGAGCGAACGGGGTTCGGTGGCAAAACTCTACGACGACCCGCTCGCCATCTGGCGGGAGTGGGCGGACGACGTTCGCGGCGGTCCGGTGCCGGTCGGGCATTTCATTCCGGAGGAGGCCCCCGAGGAGACCGCACGCCAACTCCTGGACTTCCTGAAGTGACAGTGGCATGACGCCCGCCCGAGTCTCCACGTCGAGCCCGCACGATTCAGCCGATGGACCGGAGTTTGACTGGACCCACCCGAAGGAAACACGATGACAAGAATCGACCCCCGACCGACCACCAAGACCACGGCGCAATCGAGGCCCAGTTCGGTGGTGCACAGGACGGCGACCGTGGCCGGGGTGGATGTGTTCTACCGCGAGGCGGGGTCGATCGGCTCTCCCAAACTGTTGCTCCTGCACGGCTATCCCGCGTCGTCGCACCAGTACCGGAACCTGATGCCCGCACTGGCGGACCGGTTCCACCTCCTCGCGCCCGACTATCCCGGATTCGGCAATACCGGCGTCCCGGACCCGTCCAGTTTCGCCTACACCTTCGAGCATCTCACCGAGATCGTCGACCAACTCCTCCACGAGGTCGACTTCACCGGGTCGATGGGCATCTACATGGAGGGGTACGGAGGTGCGATCGGGAATCGGCTCGTCGACCGGCACCGGGACTGGCTCCAGTGGCAGATCATCCAGAACGCGAACGCGTACGAAGAGGGCCTGAGTCCGGCCTGGGACCCCTTCAAAGCCTTGTGGAGCAACCGGAGCCCGGAGACCGAGCAGGCGATGATGTCGTTCCTGGAACCCGATGGCGTCAAGCTCGTGTACACCCACGGGCACAAGAACCCGGAGACGCTGAGTCCGGACAACTGGAACATGGATTCGTTCTTCCTCGCCCGACAGAACGCCAAACAGGCTCAGATGGACCTGTTCTACGACTTCCGCAGCAACGTGGCGCTGTTCCCGAAGTGGCAGGAATCCGCGCGCCGGTACCAACCGAAGACTCTGATCCTGTGGGGCTGCAACGACATCTTCTTCGTGCCGTCCGCGGGTGAAATGTACCTCCGGGACCTCCCCGACGCAGAACTGCTCTCGCTCGACTCAGGACACTTCATCGTCGAGGACAGCATCGACGATGTCGTGGCGGTGATCGACCGCTTCTTCGACGAACGTGTCGCCTGACCGCATCCTAGGGCCACGCAGCCGCCCTTATGGCTCGGGGAGGGGTTTGGGCCCGCCTCCTTCGGGAAGGCCGACATCGTCCCGAATCTTCAGATCGGCGCAGTACGAGGGGGTAGCTGTGACTTTGGCCGACGCGGCACCTGACTATTTCACACCCAAGGACGGGATGTTCCTCGCCACCTTGCTGATTGTTCGCGATATCGATCGGTCACGCGAATACTACGAGCGAGTATTCGGCGCTACCTGCGTACACGACGCCAATCCGTTGATCATGAAGTTCTTCAACAGCTACATCATCATCAACGTCGAGGGTGGCCCAACCGACGACAAGCCGACGGTGCAGGCCATGGCACCGAAGGACTCCAATACCCTGAGCTGTGCGATGAACGTTCGGGTCACCGACATCCGGAAGCTCTACAAGGAGTGGAAGTCTCGCGGCGCGGACTTCATCACCGAGCCGAAGGACCACGGCACGGAGATCCGGTGTTATCTGCGCGACCCCGACGGCTATCTCGTCGAGATCGGGCAGGGGCTCTGATCCCGCGGGGATGCGATGGGCCTGGTCGTCGCCGTGGACCCCGCCAGGTCCGGCAGCGGGGTCCACGGCGACGCGGTCAACGTCGGCGTACCGTCCAGATCACCGCTGCGCGGCCCAGAGCACGGCCCGGCCGAACTGGGACTGCAAACCCTTCGGGTGCAGCCGGAACGTGGGATTCGTGCCGAACAGCACCACCCCGTTACCCGCTGCGGTCACGCCGCGAACGATGCTGGCCTGGCCGGCCGCCGCGGCCTGCCCACCCGTACCCGTCGCGTTCGCCGCCCACCAGCCGGCGAGCAGCGGATCGGTGGCGTACGACTGCTCGACCGTGGCGCCCGCGCCCAGGTTGGTGAACCAGACGGGCTGGCTGATGAACGAGTGCGGGATGGCACCGGCGGTCACCGGTCCCCCACCGTTCACCACGTTGACGACGCCGCTGGCCAGGCTGGGTCCCGCATTGGCGGTGACGCTGAGCAGCGACGCCGCGTTGCTGAAGTTCGCCCCGGCGGTGCCCAGGCCGACGACGCCACCGCCCCGGGCGAGGAACGCGTCCAGCGCCGCGCGATTCTCGACGGACAGGTCCGCCAGATTGAGGCTGCTGCCGACGAGCAGGACGTCGACCGCCTCCGTCAGGGTGGTGGCCAGCGTCGCGGTGGTCAGGGCACGAGGTTCGACGCCGATGGCGCGCAGCGTGTCCCGTTCCTCGACCGAGCCGAGGTAGCCGACGACGACATCGTCCAGCCGGGTGCCTCGCCAGTGCCCGGGTGCGGGTCCGAAGGTGACGCCGTGCCGGCGCGCCTCGGCCGTCGCCAGCCGGCGACTGCTCGCCGTCGATGCGACAGCGACCGACCCGTCCGCCAGCCGGTACACCGGGACGCCCTGGGCCAGCAGGGAGTTGACCGCGAGCAGGTCTGCGGCATCCTGGATGTCCAGCCGCAGGTCGCCGCCGCCGCTGGGCACACCGCCGTCGGTCTCGCCGCCGTAGGTCCGCTCCAGGCGTACCCGGGGCAGTTCGTGCCACAGCGTGTCGACGGTGGCTCCCCAGGTCAGGCCATGGCTCCAGGCCGCCGGGCCGGCGTAGAGGTCGTCCACCCGGTCGGTGATGTCGATCCCGGGCTCCAGCAGTGAGTTCACCAGGCCCCGCTTCGGCTGGTGCAGGTCCACGACGTAGGCGCCGGCCCGGTAGCTCCGGCCGCCGGCGGTGAACCCCTTCTTCGCGCGCCAGACCCGGCCGCCGCTGGTCACCAGCAGGTCGACCAGGCGGGCCGCGGCGGTCTCGGAGTGCTGTCCGGGCCCGGTGGGGATGACGTAGGAGCGGGGGAACGTCGTCCGGTAGTCGTCCTCGGG
The nucleotide sequence above comes from Plantactinospora soyae. Encoded proteins:
- a CDS encoding M14 family zinc carboxypeptidase, whose translation is MARRPLFRFAVATVTVSLIGTAGWLPPAAAAPPPLSASTAGQAEIGGFPRRAVLPVWPDNPADASIPIGVTPYDDIAPKLNALQAGSDRVSARVAGSSAGGYDLYAVTVTAPETRAEARQQDAWRRLIEEEPSRAQRDRRLRAEYKTPLFVNANIHGNEWEGTDAALRVIEEYATSTDPEVLRLLRRNRLVFNVTSNPDGRVAGTRANAAGYDLNRDLTIVSQPETTLIRELIIDTKPIITLDLHGYVNPTLLHPSTPPHNVNNEYDLYIKHGLPNALAIEEGLRDLGYPETSRARIPFRDDEPGVWDDFPPIYVPSFAMLQSSIPYTIEAPLNPRGGGLTPEERVRRSRINTDVHEVAIKTSLRYIQDHRAEVLNDQAEVYRRGWAGEPLRDLPDGYVPGWGPEDDYRTTFPRSYVIPTGPGQHSETAAARLVDLLVTSGGRVWRAKKGFTAGGRSYRAGAYVVDLHQPKRGLVNSLLEPGIDITDRVDDLYAGPAAWSHGLTWGATVDTLWHELPRVRLERTYGGETDGGVPSGGGDLRLDIQDAADLLAVNSLLAQGVPVYRLADGSVAVASTASSRRLATAEARRHGVTFGPAPGHWRGTRLDDVVVGYLGSVEERDTLRAIGVEPRALTTATLATTLTEAVDVLLVGSSLNLADLSVENRAALDAFLARGGGVVGLGTAGANFSNAASLLSVTANAGPSLASGVVNVVNGGGPVTAGAIPHSFISQPVWFTNLGAGATVEQSYATDPLLAGWWAANATGTGGQAAAAGQASIVRGVTAAGNGVVLFGTNPTFRLHPKGLQSQFGRAVLWAAQR
- a CDS encoding SAM-dependent methyltransferase, with the protein product MSQSPSVNKADRPGSGIDTTVAHNARIWDYWLGGKDNYEIDREVGHQIRKMVPHIDAVARADRAFLARAARFLAGEAGIRQFLDIGTGLPTADNTHEVAQAVAPESRIVYVDNDPLVLVHARALLTSNPEGATDYIEADVRDPDTILRRAAGTLDFDQPIAIMLLGVLNFVQDTEQVGTIVDRLLDAVPSGSYLALTHPTTELGGEGNVAAMAYYNQHATPKICARSGAELARLVQRLELVEPGLVSCAVWRAEADADGALPAQVPQYGLVGRKA
- a CDS encoding alpha/beta fold hydrolase, with protein sequence MTRIDPRPTTKTTAQSRPSSVVHRTATVAGVDVFYREAGSIGSPKLLLLHGYPASSHQYRNLMPALADRFHLLAPDYPGFGNTGVPDPSSFAYTFEHLTEIVDQLLHEVDFTGSMGIYMEGYGGAIGNRLVDRHRDWLQWQIIQNANAYEEGLSPAWDPFKALWSNRSPETEQAMMSFLEPDGVKLVYTHGHKNPETLSPDNWNMDSFFLARQNAKQAQMDLFYDFRSNVALFPKWQESARRYQPKTLILWGCNDIFFVPSAGEMYLRDLPDAELLSLDSGHFIVEDSIDDVVAVIDRFFDERVA
- a CDS encoding VOC family protein produces the protein MTLADAAPDYFTPKDGMFLATLLIVRDIDRSREYYERVFGATCVHDANPLIMKFFNSYIIINVEGGPTDDKPTVQAMAPKDSNTLSCAMNVRVTDIRKLYKEWKSRGADFITEPKDHGTEIRCYLRDPDGYLVEIGQGL
- a CDS encoding alpha/beta fold hydrolase yields the protein MFDGFDEFDITTSGTTIHGRRGGSGPPVLLLHGIPETHLMWHRVAPQLAEHYTVVATDLRGYGDSGKPPSTADHEPYSMRATAHDQVEVMRSLGYDQFRLAGHDRGARCAYRLALDEPETVTRLAVMDVVPTGDAYRRAEMKFSLGYWVWSFLAAPEPVPEQFIGAAPALLVDFMLDTWPEVKDAFPAQVRAEYVKKFTDPATVHAICEEYRAAATLDYQRDEADHGNRKIACPVLFLWSERGSVAKLYDDPLAIWREWADDVRGGPVPVGHFIPEEAPEETARQLLDFLK